Part of the Thamnophis elegans isolate rThaEle1 chromosome 10, rThaEle1.pri, whole genome shotgun sequence genome, AAGGAAAATTAAAGAATACATGAACACACTTTATACTTTGTTCAAAAACTGTCAAAAGACCCATTCTCTGTCTTTGAAGGCCTTCTAGGACAGACATTATGGGGCTTGAACATTAGCTAACATTAACATTTGTCGctatcttgattttattatttttcggCAGATCtcttatattgtattatttttgtcTCTAGTGCAAAATATAACTTGGTTATTACAATATTTGTTTAGCCTTCAAATTTTGATGCAGTTATAACCTAATTATTATGCTTAATCTTCAAGGACTATTATAGATTCTTTATCTCCTTTCCTTGGTTTTCTATTGTGAACAATGAAGTAGAAGAAAAAGGTGTGTACATTGTAGTAGGACTACATTCTATGAACTGCAACACAATTATATTAAACAAACCTGTAACTGATGATCTGATTGATGGGacaccttcttcttctttgaacCAAGTATTTTCTCTACACAGTTTTCTGATATTGTGTGATTTAAGTAGCTCTTTGTAATGATGCCTGTACAAAATAAGGGGTCGGTATAAGGTAATTTTCTCAGGGATACATTTTGTGATTATCTTCTATTGGCACTTTCTAAAATTCAATTGGCTGTTGCAAACTTTAGGTCAGAGTTTAATGACAGGGTTGGAGATTTTGTCAGATTAATTTTGTGCCTTGCAAACAGTACTTCACACTCTTGTTCAATTGCAATATCTGTTGACcatttgttatttatataatatCCTAGGTAACAGATGACATAAAATAGAATTTTGTTGGAtcacttaacaaaataaatgaaataattttcagaTATTACTTAAAAAACTGAAAAGAGATCCTCTAAAACAATTAATAATTGTTAACAAATGCTTATAATTTAAACCAAGTGCCAAATATGTCAGTTCATGTTAAACTTTGTGAGGAATGTTGATACTGTACCCAAAAAGTACAAGAGTGTTTCCCAAATTCTAAGAGTTGCCTTAAATGCCCAGCTTCCCAAAATGCAATGACTAAAGAATGATATTTATATTCCCATTTAGTCTGTTAAGAATGAGCACCTGGAGTGCAATAGGAAAACTATTTGTCCCTCTAATGCTGTCAACATTTTGTAACATTACTgtgttttgatttatttaatttctaaccCAACTTTCTACCCTAATTATtactcacattttttaaaaaaacagtatttATAAGGAGCATGTCAAAATTAACAATACCTTAGATACTAAAATATGTTAATAATTAAAAACCTTGAAAAAGAGATGCAGCTGtttcttacttttttaaaacatgTAGAGAGCATAGAAAACAAATATAAGAGGGACTACATGTCTTGAAGCAAAATCTTCCACTGAAGACTTTCAATGGCTTTCATTTGGAAAGACGACTTTCCAATTGATTTTCCTTAAAATGGAAAtaacaaattatttattaatgGAAGTCCTTCGAGTGATTATATGTGAATATAAAAAGATGGATGATGCATCTGAACAGAGCCCATTCATGATATTCTAGAGTTTACAAAATTCTTGTTATGAGCCCTTTGCTCTCTCATTCTTACCATATATAACTAATTGCAACTGACATTAAACATCTTTAATTTCTTATGAGCCTGATTCAGAATAATCAAGGAGCAAACATGAAGACACACAAAACCAACTGAGGCAGAATTCTCAAATAAACACTCGAAGAGTGTCTAGTAGTCCTAAAATGACAAAGAAAGGCCTGGTTTTCCAAAGATTGCATTTAATTGAGAATAGTATCTAGCCGAAGATCATACCAATCCTTTTTCCTTGCTCTATTTTACCCCCAACAACCATGCAGTGGGGTGAATTGAGATGAGAGAGAGCGATTGGCCCAAGCTCACCCAGTCAGTTTTTAATTCATTGAAGAAAGGCTGCAGATGTTATTGACACAGATGTTAATAGACACAGAATGAGTGTGACATTGAGGAATTTAAATGAATTTGAAATCTTATAACCCATGATATTAAACATTTGCTAGGCATAATTTAGACTTAGAACATGAATGTAAAATTTCATCATTATGTAAAAGATTGAACAGTGGGAATTTCaatcaaaaataatattaaattcaATATTAAATTGCCTTTGAATATTTCACCCAAAATTGGTATAGATGTTTTATCACTGATATATTACTCCTTTGCTTTTGCTCCTTTGTTTACATTTAATACATATGGCAAAACTTGTTTTGAATACTTTGCATAGCCCTATTACTTAATATTAGTCTATCTAACTTGATATCATGAATGGATGAGAAATCTAGTCCCACCTGTACCGAGAAAATACTATGCAATTTGAGATTTCAAAAATGTAAAACTTCCTCTCTGGAATAATGGCTAATTAATTTGGGGAAATATGCTTTGATATATTGAATAACttcatatttaaaatgtaaactgATGTACAATGTAATCTTATTTAAAAATCACTTTTGTTACTACATGGGATTGCACTGCACCCCAAAATTGAATTCTATATGCATTGTTTACTATATTCTCTTAGTGTATTTTGtagtgtttaatttattttttattttaattttgttaatcAGCAATTTTTATTGTTCAGTTGAGATATTTTTTGGACAGCAATATGGTATGAAATGACTAATACTAGTCGTAAAGTTGTAAATAGTATACTAGAATACTAGCATTTAATCTTTATACactgcccagaatcacttgtGTTAAACTGTCAACCATATCAATCATATCAGCAAGTTAAACGGTACATTTGATGTGCTGGTTAGCTGCAGTTTTCTGGATAGCCAACCATACTATATTGcttagattgtttttttttcctttttctgatgATATTCTCTACATTTCTTTAAATGTGCAAAAATTTCAGATATCTATGCATCTGAAAAATGAGCCAAATGAGTCCCTGAAATAGAAGGTGCTATAAGGTCCTTCAGTTCAGGGACTTGGTAATTGCTGTCTTCACAAAAACTATAAAGCATACTAAGGGCTAAACGAAAGGGATTGTTAGATCTGCATGTCCAGCAGTGGAGGAATTAATAGAAATGGAACAGATGGAAATCAAGCAGGTCAGAACTTTTCAAAGGCCTTGGCCATGTATTAAGCAACTTCCCTTGTGCTGACAGCAGTATGACAGACGGCAGTGGGTTTCCTGCATAAAAAtaaagtcattttttccccaaacatatGTTATGgtactaggggaaaaaaaacaaggattgCAAGCCAAGTAACTAGAAAAATCTTTGCTATCAGAGTATAAGTTATATAATTTACCTACGTAGTTTCTTATAGAAAATTAGAATGAAAAATTCTGAGAATATACAGAATCCTGCATTTTCAGTAATCAAATGAATTTCAGAACAATGTTATAATTTGGGACCTAGATATGTTAGCAACACAGCAAATATACTTAGGCTTTTTTGTGTGTATGTCAAACGAAATGTACTTATAATCATCCTGAAAATaattaagaatttaaaaaaaggaatgtaaatgtctgatacagtggtgggtttcaaatttttttagaatctcttctgtaggtgtggcctgctttgtgggagtggcttgctggccatgtgactgggtgggagtggctcgccAGCATTGTGACTggatggacatggccaacttgcaaaatgtggtgaaactcacttaacaacgctcttgcttagcagccaaaatgttgattcagaaactctggcatttgaagcaggcaagtcttaaagctgtcaagttgcaagacctttgcacccctaaccctttagaaaaaaaaccccaggggtgttcaaacttgacagctttaagacttgtggacttcaactcccagaattcctcctctcactcttcatcttgattatatgcggacaggcgggggggagggagctggaaccagttctaaacggcactgtagatttgtggaacctcttctatagaagaggttataactggcaggaacccacccccggtctgggaggaggaggagaaggaggaggagggattgtTAAAAGTTATCCATCTACCttattcttctcttctatatATGAAAGGACTCTACTTACAACTCCTTTCCTCTAAGCAAAATAAAGTTTTCTACCTTCTTTGCTTGTGGATTATATCTTTTACTAAAGTATTTGATTAAATTCTACTATCAGCGGCAGCAACTATCAATAATATTACCTTAGTACTATGAGAGTCTCAGTCCACTGACTTTGCTCACTCTCCCAAGGATCCACCCTGATCCAGTTGGATGTTTCAACTGCAAGCCGAACCATTGCGACTCGATGCTTTGCTGCTACCAATCCTTGCTTCCCATAGTTGTCACTAACTGGTGAAATTATACCTTCTATCACATGGTACTTTCCTAgatagagaaaaatatatttaaacaatcCACTGTTTATACCTTTTCTTGAAATAGTGATAAATGATAGACTGAGAAATTCTTCACACTGTGAATAAAAAGGATTGTTCCTTCTTTTCTGCAATTAAACTATTGAAAGTTCTATTACTGAAGCattaagttatttatttaaaatatgtatagcCACACATCTTATACTGAACTCTGACAGCTCCCAAGCAATAGTTATAACagcatcattttaaaataaatggataaataaaatattacaatagacagacagataggtatGTGTGTATGACATATAAATGACAAATAGTAAAAATATGGGACCTTAATAAACTTTAACCTCAGTCCACCACAAAAACACTCTTATCCAAGTGTTTaggggaaaagccaggtcttaagtgATCTTTGGAAGGCTAGAATGATAGGGGCCTACCAAACCACAGGAAGAAGGGTGTTCCATTGGGCATGGGCTGCTGTCAACTTATAAAATTGCCAAGGTGAGGAAAGGGGAGGGcgcattccacacatactttTGGCTAgtgttggatctcagattactgcggCTGACTAGGGACAGGTGCatctcattggggaatgtgatttatgacacagactgagaggagggaaggaacagaggtaaagttcagctataattcaaataatGCTCAGAACTGACTGCAAAAAGGTCTTGCCAAAATgaaagctcctaataaatgattggttttcttttgaaatttggctcaagactcatgaatcaattagggcattttttggaaacctgacatggAAAAAGCACGATGCTCAGATCCCAAATAAGGCAATATTTAAGAGAAGGGACTTGGAGTATACCCAACCTATCTAATCTGTTAGGACAGGAAGATGTCCTTAGGAAGAGGGGTCCTGCAGATAACCTGGTAGATATTACTAAAAAGAGCAGATAATCATAAAGCACTCtgcaaatgcaaatattttttatctATAAGGTGTAGGATTAGAATATCTGAAGATTGGGTTAATGATTACTTCAAATATATACCAGAACTATAAGAACAGCTTCAAGATAACCTAGCTAACGTATGCTTTATCTGATAACTATTTGCTTCTTGTACTTATAAAGTATAAAGTAACAGTGACATgtgctttaaaatgttttctgcAAATCTTCATAATAGTGTTAGCCAGTGAAAAAAGTAATTATCACAGATTTTTAGACCATGTGTGAATAGCTACAGGGGACTAATTTAATTAATATCATGCGTGCCATCTCTTTATGAGTGACAATGTTAATTAAAAGGTAAAGGCAAGAATCTCCAAGAATGTTctgaaatataattaattaatgtcTACTTCAAGACAGATGATAAAGTTCATAATTCAAATGAATAAAAGACACTGGTATTtactaacatttttttcttaaaattataaaattggaTAAACatcaaaatatagaaaaaaatgaaactccaTGAAATAATATGTGTTTCTCCAAATTGAGCTGAAGTTATATTTCAAGTTAGATAAATCTAAGACATACAATTAATATTAGATTTAAGTCCACTTTTCTTCCATGACTTAAAACAGCAGATCCTCCTACTAATGTTTCTACAATGTGATATTGTAAACATGTGAAAGTGATTTCCTCAAACTTATTATACAGGTTTTTTTGCTTTGTAACATTTGTAGAAATGAACCATTCCACTTTGAATCATTAAAGTGTCTGCAGCTTTTCAGATATTCACATATCAACTTGGAAAGCTGTCCTTGTCCATCTCACTTTGCTTTTGATCCTTTGTTTTTTGttccatttctcacatttaacaCACATGGCAAAACATTTATGGATTGCTTTGCATAATCctattaccagtggtgggatacgaccagtacacCCTGATACTGgcttaccggtgcctgctgggagctccggagggcccacctgcccacccactgtccttaccgctatttgagccgttcggggcatttgcgcatgtgcacagagcatatggagcctgcgcgatgctccgtcaagcagctggagcgttgcaggtgGTGGATACACATGTGCacgctgtgcatgtgcacggccCAGTTGCACCATGCCGGTGCAATGGGATCCGATACCCATCACTCCCTATTCCTTAACATTAGTCTATCCAAATTGGTACTATGAATGGATGAGAAATCTACCACCACccattaagaaaaaatatttttaagagaaaATACTATGCAATTTGACACAAAACCCATTactgcacttatttatttatatatttatatacgaTCTTCCCATCAAGTCAATGAAGTTgtactttgttttaaaataaagtaatCCTCATTGGGTCATTGAATAAGAAATAGTTATGATCGGATCTTGTACATgcacatgcaaagtcaatgggtaaacTGGCAAGAAGTTGTAAGTCACAcgaggtccttgcttaatgatccaTTTGGTGTTCACTTAATAATGGCAAGTGTGATTGCCATGTCATTAAACAGCACAGTCACAAGGTTTTTGAACTTACAACTGTGTTGCTTAACTACCAAGTGCTTGgtcccaattaccattgttagttgagcactacctgtactgaaattttagaaaatatttttctcatcTTAATTAAAATTCTATTCAGGAATGCATGATACCAGCTCAGTAACCTGTTCTATTCGGCTACCTTCCATTTGGACACAGAGATACTAAATTAACAataaaggggggaaggggggggaaaggcTATCCAGCAGTTTTCTCAAAGGGCTGATATTCCTTGAGTATTGATAGCATGGGCTTCCCAGCCTGTTTAATTTAGGACTGCATTGTTAGATATAGAGGA contains:
- the LOC116514043 gene encoding nicotinamide/nicotinic acid mononucleotide adenylyltransferase 3-like isoform X4 translates to MKRLTPLILLSCGSFNPITNMHMRLFELARDHLHQTGKYHVIEGIISPVSDNYGKQGLVAAKHRVAMVRLAVETSNWIRVDPWESEQSQWTETLIVLSCSRAKTSMRS